From the Scatophagus argus isolate fScaArg1 chromosome 21, fScaArg1.pri, whole genome shotgun sequence genome, one window contains:
- the myoz1b gene encoding myozenin-1b isoform X2 — MPLPTTAPSSKRKANKIITDLTNISQNDDESDPEASEFDLGTKIKTPKDVMLEELSLLKNKGSKMFKMRQQRVEKFVVTNENNNLQNLMMCPPPIPPKPEMPKEEVVEEEVDEEAEKKKRREEYVRTYISPWERAMKGNEELTATMKTFMPGPIGLHPEMPLYKSFNRTALPFGGYDKACKMLTFELPEISVAVEEPEPLPSLQADIRSRPSFNRTPIGWVCSEDNSHIHMDLDNIPFDGETDDL; from the exons ATGCCTCTCCCAACTACTGCCCCTTCTAGCAAGAGGAAGGCCAACAAGATCATCACCGACCTGACCAACATCTCCCAGAATG acGATGAGTCAGATCCCGAGGCCTCTGAGTTTGACCTGGGCACCAAGATCAAGACGCCTAAGGATGTGATGCTGGAGGAGCTCTCCCTGCTCAAAAACAAGGGCTCCAAGATGTTCAAGATGAGGCAGCAGCGAGTCGAGAAGTTCGTTGTGACCAACGAGAACAAC AACCTCCAGAACCTAATGATGTGCCCTCCCCCTATTCCACCAAAGCCTGAGATGCCAAAGGAAGAAG tggtggaggaggaagtggatgaGGAGgcggagaagaagaagaggagggaggagtaTGTACGCACCTACATATCGCCATGGGAACGGGCCATGAAGGGTAACGAGGAGCTGACAGCCACCATGAAGACCTTCATGCCAGGACCCATCGGGTTGCACCCAGAAATGCCTCTGTACAAGAGCTTCAACAG GACGGCGCTGCCATTTGGCGGCTACGACAAGGCGTGCAAGATGCTGACCTTCGAACTCCCAGAGATCTCTGTTGCCGTAGAGGAGCCGGAGCCCCTGCCCAGCCTGCAGGCCGACATCCGCTCACGCCCCTCGTTTAACCGCACGCCCATCGGCTGGGTCTGCAGCGAGGACAACTCACACATCCACATGGACCTGGACAACATCCCTTTTGACGGAGAGACGGACGACCTGTGA
- the synpo2lb gene encoding synaptopodin 2-like protein isoform X2, with the protein MVAEEIVVSLSGGAPWGFRLQGGAEQQKPLQVAKVRRRSKACRAGLKEYDELVAIGHHVCAELSHAEAMSLIDAQNTTLNLRVKRTPSGFLSSSHSSRSASPRSSIRVLSPPAAPLPSHRTSILSPTGIPRGITSPSDSEAYYGETDSDADTQSLTHRRQRRTPPHARSPARYDNQEEETSEMSGYESATDAGVSTEGQWEGQCLAGVPRRELIYQPPQTEWTTPEHTPHTLTPHSLTPTPDQGLVEAEGEGDSGFQEAGGCIGLACPPLVSPERAKEALMLGSGKQLVPMVGPQQTPVSDDLSRTYMDKARQAKLQRGESLVEKQVKEARTKCRSIASLLTDAPNPNSKGVLMFKKRRQRAKKYTLTCFGKAEGERGGDTEGETGGETEEEGGSSILSGSEVDEGGFSASFDPTWDTGYLDVLDRRSSACPSTTPTTPSTPTANHTGLDISAYQTPGLVTSVNQSPGLEVSGLESSANQRLMLESNITKQSISNQPVHMSPPAVALTNGGSVAVSQASVVLSPPSQIPLTSLNGQHGDPNRNFSPSPITDSDYHLNTNFSPNQGVLNRTARPFTPGSTPSRASVTSVMFRPPQPKPTAMTMVNKPVAAVSMVTIQPTRHPSGSDAKRAVSSTSLYIPPRNNNSNTPPSVNSPPSALSPPSSYSSAPFCQPATNPGTFSPQPAVYASPSAPFSPSAAQSTLGCPSPAQPFSPPAPQPFPSHPASAYPPPSTCISSSPLSPPHPSALTQVSFHVQPTPPPPSPPPPTQPSPSPSVHPIINMTSAVTPGPHTAIATASLPQPSATDSLGTREQRIAVPAVRTGILHDAHRRSNKKPMFSAVQKKDVSPNPDLMSMVQNMDDHFGRPTGAEPGAAPSGETGHESGPEEDWLRLGAEACNFMQAQRGPRPPPVAPKPQAPQVPQLAGKGGQLFARRQNRMDRYVVERAPSVAAAPYSPAQTREPSPTPSLPATWKYSSNIRAPPPISYNPLLSPSCPPKAQKKPEVVKPGPAGSKAQKGGNKSVDIMSHQPYQLNSSLFSYGGGVPQDSSAYQQQQQQQQRGMTTGPQKTARVYEVKRFSTPPPTATGPALKVIVPRSATTLGEPLWRSDVTSPPPVLSPASYQPYQPQLQLSQPQWGTSPLSPPPPPAPTAPLPQLPTFSSAPTPNPVQSPTFSHLQPSNGAQAKRQFKSAPDLSPLGPAGASRPASSSTQPTRVPRPRFSTSNLGLQPCVWRPGSTMH; encoded by the exons ATGGTAGCAGAGGAGATTGTGGTCTCCCTCTCAGGAGGAGCCCCGTGGGGCTTCAGGCTGCaaggaggagcagagcagcaaaAACCTCTGCAGGTGGCCAAG gtaCGCAGGCGCAGCAAAGCGTGCAGAGCTGGACTGAAGGAGTACGACGAGCTGGTTGCCATTGGCCACCATGTGTGTGCGGAGCTCAGTCATGCAGAGGCCATGAGCCTCATAGATGCACAGAACACAACGCTGAACCTGCGGGTTAAAAG GACCCCTTCTGGAttcctctcctcatctcacTCCAGTCGCTCTGCGTCTCCCCGCTCCTCCATAAGGGTCCTGTCTCCCCCTGCGGCGCCCTTGCCCTCCCATCGTACCTCCATCCTCTCCCCCACTGGGATACCCAGGGGCATCACTTCCCCTTCAGATAGTGAGGCTTACTATGGAGAGACCGACAGCGACGCGGACACACAGTCGCTCACACACCGTCGCCAACGACGCACACCTCCTCACGCACGCTCACCTGCGCGCTATGACAACCAAGAGGAGGAGACCTCAGAGATGAGCGG ATATGAGAGTGCAACAGATGCAGGAGTTTCCACAGAGGGCCAGTGGGAGGGTCAGTGTCTTGCCGGTGTCCCTCGCAGAGAGCTCATCTACCAGCCCCCCCAGACTGAGTGGACCACTCCAGAACACACTCCTCACACCCTGAcccctcactcactcacaccgACCCCTGATCAGGGGTTGGTCGAAGCGGAGGGAGAAGGAGACAGTGGCTTCCAGGAGGCCGGGGGCTGCATCGGGTTGGCCTGCCCACCTCTTGTGTCTCCTGAACGGGCTAAAGAGGCTCTGATGTTGGGCTCTGGTAAACAACTGGTGCCCATGGTGGGACCACAGCAGACCCCAGTCAGCGATGACCTCTCCAGAACCTACATGGACAAAGCACGGCAAGCCA AGTTGCAGCGTGGGGAGAGTTTGGTGGAGAAACAAGTGAAAGAAGCGCGTACCAAATGCCGCTCTATTGCTTCTTTGCTGACTGATGCTCCCAACCCCAACTCGAAAGGGGTGCTTATGTTCAAGAAACGCCGGCAGAGGGCCAAGAAGTACACGCTGACCTGCTTCGGCAAagctgagggagaaagaggaggggacacagaaggagagacaggaggggagacagaggaggaaggaggaagttCCATCCTAAGTGGCTCAGAGGTTGATGAAGGGGGATTCTCAGCATCGTTTGACCCTACGTGGGATACTGGTTATCTAGACGTGTTGGACAGGAGAAGTTCTGCCTGCCCGTCAACCACACCAACTACTCCATCAACCccaacagccaatcacacaGGGCTGGACATCTCAGCCTATCAGACTCCTGGACTCGTGACCTCTGTCAACCAAAGCCCAGGGTTGGAGGTCTCAGGGCTGGAGAGCTCAGCCAATCAGCGCTTGATGCTGGAGAGCAACATCACAAAGCAGTCAATCAGTAACCAACCAGTACACATGTCTCCTCCAGCTGTGGCTCTGACCAATGGTGGGTCAGTAGCTGTTAGTCAGGCTAGTGTTGTTCTGAGCCCACCCTCCCAGATACCCCTTACAAGTCTAAATGGGCAGCATGGCGACCCTAACCGTAATTTTAGTCCCAGCCCAATCACAGACTCAGATTATCACCTGAACACCAACTTCAGTCCTAATCAAGGAGTACTGAACCGTACTGCAAGGCCCTTCACACCAGGGTCCACCCCTTCTCGTGCATCTGTGACCTCTGTGATGTTTCGCCCTCCCCAACCCAAACCCACAGCCATGACCATGGTGAACAAACCCGTGGCAGCCGTTTCCATGGTGACTATCCAACCAACTCGCCATCCGTCAGGATCAGATGCAAAGAGAGCGGTGTCTAGCACCTCTCTGTACATCCCTCCAagaaataacaacagcaacaccccCCCCTCTGTTAACTCCcccccctctgctctctcacccCCCTCCTCTTATTCTTCTGCACCTTTCTGCCAGCCTGCCACAAATCCAGGGACGTTTTCCCCTCAGCCCGCAGTGTATGCTTCTCCTTCCGcccctttctctccttctgcagCTCAAAGTACCCTGGGTTGTCCATCACCTGCTCAACCCTTTTCCCCTCCAGCTCCACAGCCATTTCCTTCCCATCCTGCTTCTGCATATCCTCCTCCGTCCACCTGCATTTCTTCCTCTCCGCTCTCCCCACCACATCCTTCTGCACTGACCCAGGTCTCCTTCCACGTTCAGccaacccctcctcctccttctcctcctcctcccacccaaccgtctccatctccatctgtcCACCCCATCATCAACATGACAAGTGCAGTGACTCCTGGCCCCCATACTGCCATCGCAACTGCATCACTTCCCCAGCCTTCTGCCACAGATTCCCTGGGAACACGTGAGCAGCGTATTGCTGTCCCTGCTGTCCGCACCGGCATCCTGCATGATGCCCATCGTCGTTCCAACAAAAAGCCAATGTTCTCTGCAGTCCAGAAAAAAGATGTTTCTCCAAATCCAGACTTGATGTCAATGGTCCAGAACATGGATGATCACTTTGGGAGACCCACAGGTGCTGAACCTGGAGCTGCACCCAGTGGAGAAACTGGACATGAGTCAGGGCCTGAGGAGGACTGGCTGAGGCTGGGGGCAGAGGCCTGTAACTTCATGCAGGCTCAACGGGGACCCAGGCCACCTCCTGTGGCTCCCAAACCGCAAGCCCCTCAGGTGCCACAGCTGGCAGGTAAAGGAGGTCAGCTGTTTGCCCGCAGGCAGAACAGAATGGATCGGTATGTTGTGGAGCGAGCTCCCTCAGTTGCTGCAGCACCTTACTCTCCCGCCCAAACAAGGGAGCCCTCGCCCACACCTTCTCTTCCTGCAACCTGGAAATACTCATCCAACATCCGTGCTCCTCCTCCGATCAGCTACaatcccctcctctctccctcctgccctCCAAAGGCCCAGAAGAAGCCTGAGGTGGTTAAGCCTGGGCCAGCTGGATCTAAAGCGCAGAAAGGAGGCAACAAGTCTGTGGACATTATGAGCCACCAGCCCTACCAGCTCAACTCTTCCCTGTTCAGCTACGGAGGCGGGGTTCCCCAAGACTCCTCCGcctatcagcagcagcagcagcagcagcagcgaggAATGACAACTGGTCCTCAGAAAACAGCACGAGTGTATGAGGTAAAGCGCTTCTCCACTCCTCCGCCAACAGCCACAGGGCCTGCCCTTAAGGTTATTGTACCTCGATCAGCTACGACACTTGGAGAACCACTGTGGCGCTCAGATGTCACATCTCCCCCACCCGTACTTAGCCCTGCCTCCTACCAGCCCTATCAGCCTCAACTCCAGCTTTCCCAACCCCAGTGGGGCacctcccctctgtctcccccGCCTCCTCCAGCACCTACTGCTCCACTCCCTCAACTCCccaccttctcctctgctcctACTCCAAATCCAGTCCAATCCCCTACTTTCTCCCACCTTCAGCCCTCCAACGGTGCACAGGCCAAGAGGCAGTTTAAGAGTGCCCCAGATCTTAGCCCCCTGGGCCCCGCTGGTGCCTCTCGGCCGGCGTCCAGCAGCACTCAACCTACACGTGTCCCCAGGCCCAGGTTCAGCACTTCCAACCTGGGTTTGCAGCCTTGCGTCTGGCGCCCTGGATCCACTATGCactga
- the synpo2lb gene encoding synaptopodin 2-like protein isoform X1: protein MVAEEIVVSLSGGAPWGFRLQGGAEQQKPLQVAKVRRRSKACRAGLKEYDELVAIGHHVCAELSHAEAMSLIDAQNTTLNLRVKRTPSGFLSSSHSSRSASPRSSIRVLSPPAAPLPSHRTSILSPTGIPRGITSPSDSEAYYGETDSDADTQSLTHRRQRRTPPHARSPARYDNQEEETSEMSGYESATDAGVSTEGQWEGQCLAGVPRRELIYQPPQTEWTTPEHTPHTLTPHSLTPTPDQGLVEAEGEGDSGFQEAGGCIGLACPPLVSPERAKEALMLGSGKQLVPMVGPQQTPVSDDLSRTYMDKARQATHLFWSAFLSSPCLAELQRGESLVEKQVKEARTKCRSIASLLTDAPNPNSKGVLMFKKRRQRAKKYTLTCFGKAEGERGGDTEGETGGETEEEGGSSILSGSEVDEGGFSASFDPTWDTGYLDVLDRRSSACPSTTPTTPSTPTANHTGLDISAYQTPGLVTSVNQSPGLEVSGLESSANQRLMLESNITKQSISNQPVHMSPPAVALTNGGSVAVSQASVVLSPPSQIPLTSLNGQHGDPNRNFSPSPITDSDYHLNTNFSPNQGVLNRTARPFTPGSTPSRASVTSVMFRPPQPKPTAMTMVNKPVAAVSMVTIQPTRHPSGSDAKRAVSSTSLYIPPRNNNSNTPPSVNSPPSALSPPSSYSSAPFCQPATNPGTFSPQPAVYASPSAPFSPSAAQSTLGCPSPAQPFSPPAPQPFPSHPASAYPPPSTCISSSPLSPPHPSALTQVSFHVQPTPPPPSPPPPTQPSPSPSVHPIINMTSAVTPGPHTAIATASLPQPSATDSLGTREQRIAVPAVRTGILHDAHRRSNKKPMFSAVQKKDVSPNPDLMSMVQNMDDHFGRPTGAEPGAAPSGETGHESGPEEDWLRLGAEACNFMQAQRGPRPPPVAPKPQAPQVPQLAGKGGQLFARRQNRMDRYVVERAPSVAAAPYSPAQTREPSPTPSLPATWKYSSNIRAPPPISYNPLLSPSCPPKAQKKPEVVKPGPAGSKAQKGGNKSVDIMSHQPYQLNSSLFSYGGGVPQDSSAYQQQQQQQQRGMTTGPQKTARVYEVKRFSTPPPTATGPALKVIVPRSATTLGEPLWRSDVTSPPPVLSPASYQPYQPQLQLSQPQWGTSPLSPPPPPAPTAPLPQLPTFSSAPTPNPVQSPTFSHLQPSNGAQAKRQFKSAPDLSPLGPAGASRPASSSTQPTRVPRPRFSTSNLGLQPCVWRPGSTMH, encoded by the exons ATGGTAGCAGAGGAGATTGTGGTCTCCCTCTCAGGAGGAGCCCCGTGGGGCTTCAGGCTGCaaggaggagcagagcagcaaaAACCTCTGCAGGTGGCCAAG gtaCGCAGGCGCAGCAAAGCGTGCAGAGCTGGACTGAAGGAGTACGACGAGCTGGTTGCCATTGGCCACCATGTGTGTGCGGAGCTCAGTCATGCAGAGGCCATGAGCCTCATAGATGCACAGAACACAACGCTGAACCTGCGGGTTAAAAG GACCCCTTCTGGAttcctctcctcatctcacTCCAGTCGCTCTGCGTCTCCCCGCTCCTCCATAAGGGTCCTGTCTCCCCCTGCGGCGCCCTTGCCCTCCCATCGTACCTCCATCCTCTCCCCCACTGGGATACCCAGGGGCATCACTTCCCCTTCAGATAGTGAGGCTTACTATGGAGAGACCGACAGCGACGCGGACACACAGTCGCTCACACACCGTCGCCAACGACGCACACCTCCTCACGCACGCTCACCTGCGCGCTATGACAACCAAGAGGAGGAGACCTCAGAGATGAGCGG ATATGAGAGTGCAACAGATGCAGGAGTTTCCACAGAGGGCCAGTGGGAGGGTCAGTGTCTTGCCGGTGTCCCTCGCAGAGAGCTCATCTACCAGCCCCCCCAGACTGAGTGGACCACTCCAGAACACACTCCTCACACCCTGAcccctcactcactcacaccgACCCCTGATCAGGGGTTGGTCGAAGCGGAGGGAGAAGGAGACAGTGGCTTCCAGGAGGCCGGGGGCTGCATCGGGTTGGCCTGCCCACCTCTTGTGTCTCCTGAACGGGCTAAAGAGGCTCTGATGTTGGGCTCTGGTAAACAACTGGTGCCCATGGTGGGACCACAGCAGACCCCAGTCAGCGATGACCTCTCCAGAACCTACATGGACAAAGCACGGCAAGCCA ctcatttatTCTGGTCtgcctttctttcctctccctgtcttGCAGAGTTGCAGCGTGGGGAGAGTTTGGTGGAGAAACAAGTGAAAGAAGCGCGTACCAAATGCCGCTCTATTGCTTCTTTGCTGACTGATGCTCCCAACCCCAACTCGAAAGGGGTGCTTATGTTCAAGAAACGCCGGCAGAGGGCCAAGAAGTACACGCTGACCTGCTTCGGCAAagctgagggagaaagaggaggggacacagaaggagagacaggaggggagacagaggaggaaggaggaagttCCATCCTAAGTGGCTCAGAGGTTGATGAAGGGGGATTCTCAGCATCGTTTGACCCTACGTGGGATACTGGTTATCTAGACGTGTTGGACAGGAGAAGTTCTGCCTGCCCGTCAACCACACCAACTACTCCATCAACCccaacagccaatcacacaGGGCTGGACATCTCAGCCTATCAGACTCCTGGACTCGTGACCTCTGTCAACCAAAGCCCAGGGTTGGAGGTCTCAGGGCTGGAGAGCTCAGCCAATCAGCGCTTGATGCTGGAGAGCAACATCACAAAGCAGTCAATCAGTAACCAACCAGTACACATGTCTCCTCCAGCTGTGGCTCTGACCAATGGTGGGTCAGTAGCTGTTAGTCAGGCTAGTGTTGTTCTGAGCCCACCCTCCCAGATACCCCTTACAAGTCTAAATGGGCAGCATGGCGACCCTAACCGTAATTTTAGTCCCAGCCCAATCACAGACTCAGATTATCACCTGAACACCAACTTCAGTCCTAATCAAGGAGTACTGAACCGTACTGCAAGGCCCTTCACACCAGGGTCCACCCCTTCTCGTGCATCTGTGACCTCTGTGATGTTTCGCCCTCCCCAACCCAAACCCACAGCCATGACCATGGTGAACAAACCCGTGGCAGCCGTTTCCATGGTGACTATCCAACCAACTCGCCATCCGTCAGGATCAGATGCAAAGAGAGCGGTGTCTAGCACCTCTCTGTACATCCCTCCAagaaataacaacagcaacaccccCCCCTCTGTTAACTCCcccccctctgctctctcacccCCCTCCTCTTATTCTTCTGCACCTTTCTGCCAGCCTGCCACAAATCCAGGGACGTTTTCCCCTCAGCCCGCAGTGTATGCTTCTCCTTCCGcccctttctctccttctgcagCTCAAAGTACCCTGGGTTGTCCATCACCTGCTCAACCCTTTTCCCCTCCAGCTCCACAGCCATTTCCTTCCCATCCTGCTTCTGCATATCCTCCTCCGTCCACCTGCATTTCTTCCTCTCCGCTCTCCCCACCACATCCTTCTGCACTGACCCAGGTCTCCTTCCACGTTCAGccaacccctcctcctccttctcctcctcctcccacccaaccgtctccatctccatctgtcCACCCCATCATCAACATGACAAGTGCAGTGACTCCTGGCCCCCATACTGCCATCGCAACTGCATCACTTCCCCAGCCTTCTGCCACAGATTCCCTGGGAACACGTGAGCAGCGTATTGCTGTCCCTGCTGTCCGCACCGGCATCCTGCATGATGCCCATCGTCGTTCCAACAAAAAGCCAATGTTCTCTGCAGTCCAGAAAAAAGATGTTTCTCCAAATCCAGACTTGATGTCAATGGTCCAGAACATGGATGATCACTTTGGGAGACCCACAGGTGCTGAACCTGGAGCTGCACCCAGTGGAGAAACTGGACATGAGTCAGGGCCTGAGGAGGACTGGCTGAGGCTGGGGGCAGAGGCCTGTAACTTCATGCAGGCTCAACGGGGACCCAGGCCACCTCCTGTGGCTCCCAAACCGCAAGCCCCTCAGGTGCCACAGCTGGCAGGTAAAGGAGGTCAGCTGTTTGCCCGCAGGCAGAACAGAATGGATCGGTATGTTGTGGAGCGAGCTCCCTCAGTTGCTGCAGCACCTTACTCTCCCGCCCAAACAAGGGAGCCCTCGCCCACACCTTCTCTTCCTGCAACCTGGAAATACTCATCCAACATCCGTGCTCCTCCTCCGATCAGCTACaatcccctcctctctccctcctgccctCCAAAGGCCCAGAAGAAGCCTGAGGTGGTTAAGCCTGGGCCAGCTGGATCTAAAGCGCAGAAAGGAGGCAACAAGTCTGTGGACATTATGAGCCACCAGCCCTACCAGCTCAACTCTTCCCTGTTCAGCTACGGAGGCGGGGTTCCCCAAGACTCCTCCGcctatcagcagcagcagcagcagcagcagcgaggAATGACAACTGGTCCTCAGAAAACAGCACGAGTGTATGAGGTAAAGCGCTTCTCCACTCCTCCGCCAACAGCCACAGGGCCTGCCCTTAAGGTTATTGTACCTCGATCAGCTACGACACTTGGAGAACCACTGTGGCGCTCAGATGTCACATCTCCCCCACCCGTACTTAGCCCTGCCTCCTACCAGCCCTATCAGCCTCAACTCCAGCTTTCCCAACCCCAGTGGGGCacctcccctctgtctcccccGCCTCCTCCAGCACCTACTGCTCCACTCCCTCAACTCCccaccttctcctctgctcctACTCCAAATCCAGTCCAATCCCCTACTTTCTCCCACCTTCAGCCCTCCAACGGTGCACAGGCCAAGAGGCAGTTTAAGAGTGCCCCAGATCTTAGCCCCCTGGGCCCCGCTGGTGCCTCTCGGCCGGCGTCCAGCAGCACTCAACCTACACGTGTCCCCAGGCCCAGGTTCAGCACTTCCAACCTGGGTTTGCAGCCTTGCGTCTGGCGCCCTGGATCCACTATGCactga
- the myoz1b gene encoding myozenin-1b isoform X1: protein MPLPTTAPSSKRKANKIITDLTNISQNDDESDPEASEFDLGTKIKTPKDVMLEELSLLKNKGSKMFKMRQQRVEKFVVTNENNQNLQNLMMCPPPIPPKPEMPKEEVVEEEVDEEAEKKKRREEYVRTYISPWERAMKGNEELTATMKTFMPGPIGLHPEMPLYKSFNRTALPFGGYDKACKMLTFELPEISVAVEEPEPLPSLQADIRSRPSFNRTPIGWVCSEDNSHIHMDLDNIPFDGETDDL from the exons ATGCCTCTCCCAACTACTGCCCCTTCTAGCAAGAGGAAGGCCAACAAGATCATCACCGACCTGACCAACATCTCCCAGAATG acGATGAGTCAGATCCCGAGGCCTCTGAGTTTGACCTGGGCACCAAGATCAAGACGCCTAAGGATGTGATGCTGGAGGAGCTCTCCCTGCTCAAAAACAAGGGCTCCAAGATGTTCAAGATGAGGCAGCAGCGAGTCGAGAAGTTCGTTGTGACCAACGAGAACAAC CAGAACCTCCAGAACCTAATGATGTGCCCTCCCCCTATTCCACCAAAGCCTGAGATGCCAAAGGAAGAAG tggtggaggaggaagtggatgaGGAGgcggagaagaagaagaggagggaggagtaTGTACGCACCTACATATCGCCATGGGAACGGGCCATGAAGGGTAACGAGGAGCTGACAGCCACCATGAAGACCTTCATGCCAGGACCCATCGGGTTGCACCCAGAAATGCCTCTGTACAAGAGCTTCAACAG GACGGCGCTGCCATTTGGCGGCTACGACAAGGCGTGCAAGATGCTGACCTTCGAACTCCCAGAGATCTCTGTTGCCGTAGAGGAGCCGGAGCCCCTGCCCAGCCTGCAGGCCGACATCCGCTCACGCCCCTCGTTTAACCGCACGCCCATCGGCTGGGTCTGCAGCGAGGACAACTCACACATCCACATGGACCTGGACAACATCCCTTTTGACGGAGAGACGGACGACCTGTGA